In a single window of the Litorilituus sediminis genome:
- a CDS encoding acyltransferase family protein — MFLGYIHSFRALAILFIVAGHAIDFFTWPQDSADIERLLRIVMSNGSVLFVFIAGYLFQHLAVKYQHKKYFINKLKNVIVPYLLVSIPAIVVFVFFMTRETVWPGFYDNAPWQQVIYFYLTGFHLAPLWFIPMISLFYLIAPLLVYADKTRYFYWLLPIAIIVSCFVSRGLPLQSFVHFFSVYMLGMYCSHFKVQLNDKLSQKQVLVTLALFILGCVLYEFYMMAGTMTYVNYIQKIAMSAFFVGLLYRLGEKTNYKLIHTIANASFGVFFIHSYVLTASKMACEKLFGAKVAGSLLLYPILTLSILLICVAIIVAMQKLLGTRSRYLVGS, encoded by the coding sequence GTGTTCTTAGGTTATATTCACTCATTTAGAGCGTTAGCGATATTATTTATTGTTGCAGGGCACGCAATAGACTTTTTTACTTGGCCTCAAGATTCGGCTGATATAGAAAGACTACTGCGTATCGTGATGAGCAATGGCTCTGTGTTATTTGTTTTTATTGCTGGTTATCTATTTCAACATCTCGCGGTGAAATACCAGCATAAAAAATATTTTATCAATAAGCTTAAAAACGTCATTGTTCCCTATTTATTAGTCTCGATTCCTGCCATTGTTGTCTTTGTTTTCTTTATGACTAGAGAGACAGTGTGGCCGGGATTTTATGACAATGCTCCTTGGCAGCAAGTCATTTATTTTTACCTTACTGGTTTTCATCTTGCGCCTTTATGGTTTATTCCCATGATATCTTTGTTTTATCTGATCGCACCTTTGTTGGTCTATGCAGATAAAACGCGATATTTTTATTGGTTATTACCTATTGCCATTATAGTTTCTTGCTTTGTTAGTCGCGGGTTACCGCTACAGAGCTTTGTCCATTTTTTCTCTGTCTATATGCTTGGTATGTACTGTAGTCATTTTAAAGTGCAGTTAAATGATAAATTAAGTCAAAAGCAAGTACTTGTTACTTTGGCTTTGTTTATTCTTGGTTGCGTGCTTTATGAGTTTTATATGATGGCCGGCACTATGACTTATGTGAACTATATACAAAAAATAGCCATGTCGGCTTTCTTTGTTGGTTTGTTGTATCGATTGGGCGAAAAAACTAACTATAAGTTAATTCATACTATAGCAAATGCTAGCTTTGGTGTGTTTTTCATTCATTCTTATGTGCTAACGGCCAGTAAAATGGCCTGTGAAAAGTTATTTGGCGCTAAGGTAGCAGGCAGTTTGTTACTTTATCCTATTCTGACCCTAAGCATTTTACTTATTTGTGTGGCAATTATTGTTGCTATGCAAAAACTACTCGGTACTAGAAGCCGCTACCTTGTTGGTAGTTAA
- a CDS encoding ATP-grasp domain-containing protein, with protein MEKKLNILLLAGSGALNLKVVYCLNAIDNIKVHICSSTPDNLVKFSRYKDHLFHLPWLEKPESCSEDIKQYCIDNNIKVIIPGDVNATAFLFEHQSNFPAAIFPCCSKDMLDQLDNKWRFAETLVNNHIRTPKTLLLNNKQAVKSITDNISFPIMVKPIYGESWHGVLLMESPRELMQHLESNSQYAQLPLIVQEYIPGIDIDLSFIAKEGQILISDVQRWLNEDELSFEANAEVSQLSKDIVSAFNYSGVGHFDMRLSTTDNRVYVIECNPRFWFSITAAMAQGLNFVEQGINYTLGKPFLSSGAKGCYLLPKKQLKKLLSGQSKLSQLSHAQRHSLTATLFDPLPHLVDLWRK; from the coding sequence ATGGAAAAAAAGCTTAATATTCTCTTACTTGCTGGCTCTGGTGCGCTTAATTTAAAAGTGGTGTACTGTTTAAACGCTATAGATAATATCAAGGTGCATATCTGTTCCTCGACGCCAGATAATCTAGTCAAATTTAGTCGATATAAAGATCATTTATTTCACCTGCCATGGCTTGAAAAGCCAGAAAGCTGCAGCGAAGACATTAAGCAATATTGTATCGATAACAATATAAAGGTCATCATTCCTGGCGATGTCAACGCCACGGCATTTTTGTTTGAACATCAAAGTAACTTTCCTGCGGCTATTTTTCCTTGCTGCTCTAAAGATATGCTAGATCAACTCGATAACAAGTGGCGCTTTGCCGAAACGCTAGTGAATAACCATATCAGAACACCAAAAACCTTATTACTCAACAATAAGCAAGCAGTCAAAAGCATCACCGATAACATAAGCTTTCCAATCATGGTGAAACCTATCTATGGTGAATCCTGGCACGGTGTGCTGCTGATGGAAAGCCCTAGGGAGTTAATGCAACACCTTGAGAGTAATAGCCAATACGCTCAGTTACCTTTAATAGTGCAGGAATACATTCCGGGCATAGATATTGACCTAAGCTTTATCGCAAAAGAAGGTCAGATATTAATTTCCGACGTGCAGCGCTGGCTAAATGAAGATGAGCTGTCTTTTGAAGCAAATGCAGAGGTAAGTCAGTTAAGTAAAGATATCGTCTCTGCTTTTAACTATTCTGGTGTTGGCCATTTTGATATGAGGCTATCAACAACGGATAATCGCGTTTATGTTATTGAGTGCAATCCTAGGTTTTGGTTTTCTATTACCGCCGCTATGGCACAAGGCCTCAACTTTGTTGAACAAGGCATTAATTACACCCTAGGTAAACCGTTTTTAAGTTCTGGTGCCAAAGGCTGCTACCTACTACCGAAAAAACAACTTAAGAAGTTACTGTCAGGGCAAAGCAAGTTGAGCCAATTAAGCCATGCTCAAAGGCATAGCTTAACCGCAACCTTATTTGATCCTCTACCCCATCTTGTTGATTTATGGCGCAAATAA
- a CDS encoding mannose-1-phosphate guanylyltransferase/mannose-6-phosphate isomerase, producing MSSATIFPAIMCGGSGTRLWPLSRALFPKQFLPLVNETSMLQDTMQRLPKGCASSVFICNEEHRFLLAEQVRNLTDEPQTILLEPEGRNTAPAIALAAINALEQNDEALLLVLAADHVIENQQAFHQAITTATKVAEQGKLVTFGIVPTHAETGYGYIKQGQEQALGSYKVAEFVEKPNETLAQEYLDSGQYLWNSGMFLFKASRYLEELAKFRPDILQACQKSMTQVSQDLDFLRPNKAAFLACPSESIDYAVMEKTADAEVVPLDAGWNDVGSYSALWDVCQQDDNKNVVKGDILAHSTTNSYLHSQNKLIATVGVDNLVVIDTPDAVLVANKDKVQDVKKIVEQLKADNRPESSLHREVYRPWGKYDSIDMGERFQVKRITVKPGAKLSVQMHHHRAEHWIIVSGTAKVTIDDNTVLLSENQSTFIPIGAVHALENPGKLPLEMIEVQSGSYLGEDDIVRFEDKYGRA from the coding sequence ATGAGCTCTGCAACAATCTTCCCTGCAATTATGTGTGGTGGTAGTGGCACTAGATTATGGCCACTTTCTCGTGCGCTTTTCCCAAAACAGTTTTTACCTTTAGTTAATGAGACATCAATGTTGCAAGATACTATGCAACGCTTACCTAAGGGGTGCGCAAGCTCAGTATTCATTTGTAATGAAGAGCATAGATTTCTATTAGCTGAGCAGGTGCGTAATCTCACTGATGAGCCACAAACCATTTTGCTTGAGCCTGAAGGGCGCAATACTGCTCCGGCTATTGCTTTAGCAGCCATTAATGCTTTAGAGCAAAATGATGAGGCCTTGTTGTTAGTGTTAGCAGCTGATCATGTAATTGAAAATCAGCAAGCATTTCATCAGGCTATTACCACGGCAACTAAGGTGGCAGAACAAGGAAAATTGGTTACATTTGGCATAGTACCAACGCATGCTGAAACAGGTTATGGCTATATTAAACAAGGCCAAGAACAAGCTTTAGGCTCATATAAAGTGGCTGAGTTTGTAGAAAAGCCAAATGAAACCTTGGCACAAGAGTATTTAGATTCAGGCCAGTATTTGTGGAATAGCGGTATGTTTTTATTTAAAGCATCTCGTTACCTTGAAGAATTAGCGAAGTTTCGCCCAGATATTTTGCAAGCGTGTCAAAAGTCGATGACACAAGTCAGCCAAGATTTAGATTTCTTACGTCCAAATAAAGCAGCATTCTTAGCATGCCCAAGTGAATCCATCGATTATGCCGTGATGGAGAAAACTGCTGACGCAGAAGTGGTTCCTCTTGATGCTGGCTGGAATGATGTTGGCTCCTATTCAGCGCTATGGGATGTTTGTCAGCAAGATGACAATAAGAACGTTGTTAAAGGCGATATACTTGCGCACAGCACAACAAATAGCTATTTGCACAGTCAAAACAAGTTAATAGCAACCGTAGGTGTAGATAACTTAGTGGTTATTGATACGCCAGATGCGGTCTTGGTGGCAAATAAAGATAAAGTGCAGGATGTGAAAAAGATCGTTGAGCAGCTTAAGGCTGATAATCGTCCTGAATCTTCGCTGCATCGAGAAGTGTATCGTCCATGGGGCAAGTACGACAGCATAGATATGGGTGAGCGTTTTCAAGTTAAGCGTATAACGGTTAAGCCTGGTGCTAAATTGTCGGTACAAATGCACCATCATAGAGCCGAGCACTGGATTATTGTCTCGGGTACAGCCAAAGTGACCATAGACGATAACACGGTATTGTTAAGCGAAAATCAATCGACCTTTATTCCTATTGGTGCTGTGCACGCTTTAGAAAACCCAGGTAAACTGCCTTTGGAAATGATAGAAGTACAATCAGGTAGTTATTTGGGCGAAGATGACATTGTTCGCTTTGAAGATAAGTATGGCCGAGCTTAA
- a CDS encoding GNAT family N-acetyltransferase gives MSLAEQPLSDLSQLNFTQEDNPQFFPRVFVQQASPFNKISKHANQIIYVRARLNNYAINLERFNSFEQYLAKFSAKSRSTLKRKVKKAVNSGVIMRTFCTPDDVDIFLRDARFIGNKTYQKKLFDAAIPETSQFKEAVIKQAQQGCLLAAILYKENEPIAYLYCPQKNQSYMYTYLGYLPKYQQYSPGTVLQYLLLEHIFSLTNKAKYFDFTEGDGEHKKLFSSELVSCCNCLVINNNSSDYFWLKLQCYFDTFSAFIGKILSKLRVKQTVKRLIRRST, from the coding sequence ATGTCACTAGCAGAGCAGCCACTAAGCGATTTATCACAGTTGAATTTTACTCAAGAGGATAATCCGCAGTTCTTTCCAAGAGTATTCGTTCAGCAAGCTAGCCCATTTAACAAAATCAGCAAACATGCAAATCAAATAATATACGTTAGAGCAAGGCTTAATAATTACGCTATTAATCTAGAGCGCTTCAACTCGTTTGAGCAATACCTAGCAAAATTCTCTGCCAAATCAAGATCGACCTTAAAAAGAAAGGTGAAAAAAGCAGTTAACTCAGGTGTTATCATGCGTACCTTTTGCACACCTGATGATGTTGATATATTTCTGCGTGATGCGAGATTCATTGGCAATAAAACTTACCAAAAGAAGCTTTTTGATGCCGCCATTCCTGAAACCAGTCAGTTTAAAGAAGCGGTAATAAAGCAAGCACAACAAGGATGCTTATTAGCCGCTATTTTATATAAAGAAAATGAGCCAATAGCTTATCTTTATTGCCCACAAAAAAATCAAAGTTATATGTATACCTATTTAGGCTATTTACCTAAATATCAACAATATTCTCCCGGCACCGTGCTGCAATATTTACTGCTTGAACATATTTTCTCTCTAACAAATAAAGCAAAATATTTTGATTTCACCGAAGGTGATGGTGAACATAAAAAACTATTTTCTTCAGAGCTAGTCAGTTGCTGCAATTGTCTTGTCATTAACAACAACTCAAGTGACTATTTTTGGCTAAAACTGCAATGCTATTTTGATACTTTCTCTGCATTTATCGGCAAAATTCTCAGCAAATTAAGGGTAAAACAAACAGTTAAACGGTTAATTCGTCGTTCTACGTAA
- a CDS encoding InlB B-repeat-containing protein encodes MQLIQSLKLLFSLVLALSLLACGSNGDDAKIVTDKPIDNYAIDVQILNAEQLGTVTILPDNIMCTSSCTTSVVANSAITLTHKSNDNSSFQGWGGACAGLSDCKVTVNQDITIQANFIQTTNQKTLTIQNNHNGQLYLNGNLIDCPSQCSYTFAQGEQISLSTSSNEAFNFDGWSGACSGTGDCILLMNQDASVEALFSALIPQHLLAITTSNNGQIYLDDNPITCIEACLYSFEQGSQIRLSAIADKGFSFDGWPSQCDSTSTGGCILQMDQDIELELSFSKDIIFNSLTITTNNLGQIQLNEQIIDCITTCSYTYEQGSSLTLTAIANEGYVFDGWSGACSGQAQCSITLNEDTSVQASFSAIPAVVYDKNSSAMVITEPYGETHSNYPVQIGRPFIEGEISNFPQVLINGETITSQANVMQRHPDGSVKHAIISFIIPEVLPNSSKIITFENTESSNETPLSKAEMLSTQFDAQMALTFTDETSISAKDMLTNDHYRYWLKGPIATSIILADHSEERVYDVGSDSHRSIRPLFHITFWPTIDKYHVRYIGESANTESLQDQTYQLALKIDGNTFYNSTAIPHQTMTRWTRTQWSGEQFKPLSINHNVHYLVKTHSLPNFDVERVIPESTISKDWQLWQSKDTDLYDKGWWQSAMATGGGRPDIGIYPAWTVKWLFTGDWRYHTIATKQADLASAWPIFLREGDSSRRFDFAGNYDGIGRILSMAPQARPTHWTARPDWHEVAENDKIHYVGSHEKTLWRPDKAHHPDLASPQYLLTGDYYYLEQMLFSAAYVSGDNNAKGFKSTLGRGPTGSEGGLYSGEVRGQGWALRTRLHAYDILPDDFPEKAYFHQLNQNAISMWEGLMAVTLTNIADQELYDFVKNNVIQNEFKKTLTPSTIGQWDEGVSSSSYVKPERVNTDNVNQALAPWMQNFVIIALGRAKELGYDTQNLLNFSGQQLTSLFADETLSPAMMSAYIIPTLDKNNQWFTSWSTIYQQYTDAYTTEVQQYVLNNQDTEHGYHSIAMAAAAYLNGLSHHDKLWQYIQQNIASKSIYDSNPKWAIVPRTE; translated from the coding sequence ATGCAACTTATTCAGTCTCTCAAATTACTATTTTCATTAGTGCTGGCGCTATCATTACTTGCTTGTGGCTCAAATGGTGATGATGCCAAAATAGTCACAGACAAGCCCATTGATAACTATGCTATTGATGTTCAGATATTAAACGCTGAACAACTGGGTACAGTGACTATTCTTCCCGATAACATAATGTGTACCAGCAGCTGCACAACATCCGTGGTCGCCAATAGCGCAATAACACTTACTCATAAGTCAAATGATAACTCAAGCTTTCAAGGTTGGGGCGGCGCTTGTGCTGGTTTAAGCGACTGTAAAGTAACGGTAAACCAAGATATCACCATTCAAGCAAACTTTATTCAAACAACTAACCAAAAAACCTTAACAATACAAAATAACCATAATGGCCAATTGTATTTAAATGGCAATTTGATCGATTGCCCAAGCCAATGCAGTTATACATTTGCACAAGGCGAGCAAATTTCACTATCTACGTCCTCAAATGAAGCTTTCAACTTTGATGGTTGGTCGGGTGCCTGTAGTGGTACAGGTGATTGCATATTATTAATGAATCAAGACGCTAGTGTTGAAGCACTGTTTTCAGCATTAATTCCTCAGCACCTTTTAGCAATAACCACCTCAAATAACGGTCAAATATACCTAGATGATAACCCCATCACTTGTATTGAAGCTTGTTTGTACTCTTTTGAACAAGGAAGCCAAATAAGGCTATCAGCCATTGCTGATAAAGGGTTTTCGTTTGATGGCTGGCCTAGCCAATGCGATAGCACAAGCACAGGTGGCTGTATCTTACAGATGGATCAAGACATTGAGCTTGAATTAAGTTTTTCAAAAGATATTATTTTCAACTCGTTAACAATTACGACTAACAATCTAGGTCAAATACAGCTAAACGAGCAAATAATAGATTGCATCACCACCTGTAGCTACACTTATGAGCAAGGAAGTTCATTAACTTTAACCGCCATAGCCAATGAAGGTTATGTTTTTGATGGTTGGTCTGGTGCCTGCTCAGGACAAGCACAATGTAGTATCACCCTAAATGAAGATACCAGTGTTCAAGCGAGTTTCTCTGCTATTCCTGCCGTTGTTTATGATAAAAACTCTAGTGCCATGGTTATAACTGAGCCCTATGGCGAAACACATAGCAATTACCCTGTTCAAATTGGCCGTCCTTTTATTGAAGGAGAAATAAGCAACTTCCCGCAAGTGCTGATTAATGGTGAAACCATTACCAGCCAAGCCAATGTTATGCAAAGACACCCTGATGGCAGTGTCAAACATGCCATTATTAGCTTTATTATTCCCGAAGTATTGCCTAATAGTAGCAAGATTATCACCTTCGAAAATACCGAATCTTCGAATGAAACGCCACTAAGCAAAGCTGAAATGCTAAGTACGCAATTTGATGCGCAAATGGCATTAACTTTCACCGATGAGACAAGTATTTCAGCCAAAGATATGTTAACCAATGATCATTATCGCTATTGGCTAAAAGGTCCTATTGCTACATCAATAATCCTAGCCGATCATTCAGAAGAGCGCGTTTATGATGTCGGTAGTGATAGCCATAGATCAATCAGGCCACTATTTCACATTACCTTTTGGCCAACCATTGATAAATACCATGTGCGATATATTGGTGAATCAGCCAATACTGAGTCTTTACAAGATCAAACTTACCAGCTTGCCTTAAAAATTGACGGCAACACCTTCTATAATTCAACAGCAATACCACACCAAACCATGACACGCTGGACACGAACGCAATGGTCAGGCGAACAATTTAAACCATTATCAATCAATCATAATGTTCATTACTTAGTAAAAACGCATTCTTTACCAAACTTTGATGTGGAAAGGGTTATTCCTGAAAGTACCATAAGCAAAGACTGGCAGTTGTGGCAAAGCAAAGACACAGATCTTTATGATAAAGGCTGGTGGCAGTCAGCTATGGCTACAGGTGGTGGCAGACCCGATATAGGTATTTATCCAGCTTGGACGGTTAAATGGCTATTTACTGGTGACTGGCGATACCACACAATTGCCACTAAACAAGCGGATTTAGCCAGTGCTTGGCCTATTTTTCTTAGAGAAGGCGATAGTAGCAGACGGTTTGACTTTGCTGGCAACTATGATGGTATTGGCCGCATTTTATCTATGGCACCTCAAGCTAGACCGACACACTGGACAGCGAGACCTGATTGGCACGAAGTAGCAGAAAACGATAAAATTCATTATGTCGGTAGCCATGAAAAAACCCTATGGCGACCAGATAAAGCACACCATCCTGACTTAGCTAGCCCACAATATTTATTAACGGGTGATTATTATTATCTTGAGCAAATGCTCTTTTCAGCAGCTTATGTTAGCGGTGATAACAATGCCAAAGGCTTTAAATCAACCTTAGGTAGAGGCCCTACAGGCTCTGAAGGTGGCTTATATTCAGGCGAAGTCAGAGGGCAAGGTTGGGCGCTTAGAACAAGGCTACATGCTTACGATATATTACCCGATGACTTTCCTGAGAAAGCTTATTTTCATCAGCTAAATCAAAATGCTATTTCCATGTGGGAAGGCTTAATGGCTGTTACCTTAACGAATATAGCCGATCAAGAGCTCTATGATTTTGTCAAAAATAACGTTATACAGAATGAGTTTAAAAAAACACTTACGCCCTCTACCATTGGTCAGTGGGATGAAGGAGTAAGTAGTAGTAGCTATGTAAAACCAGAGCGGGTAAATACTGACAATGTAAATCAAGCACTCGCCCCTTGGATGCAAAACTTTGTCATTATTGCTTTAGGTCGAGCTAAAGAGCTAGGTTACGACACACAAAATTTATTAAACTTTTCAGGGCAACAGTTAACATCATTGTTTGCAGACGAAACCTTATCGCCAGCTATGATGAGCGCATATATCATACCCACCTTAGATAAAAACAATCAGTGGTTTACCTCATGGTCTACTATTTATCAACAATATACTGATGCATACACTACCGAGGTTCAGCAATACGTATTAAATAACCAAGACACAGAACATGGCTATCACAGTATTGCAATGGCGGCAGCGGCCTATTTAAATGGCTTAAGCCATCACGATAAACTATGGCAATATATACAGCAAAACATTGCCAGTAAAAGCATTTACGACAGCAATCCCAAATGGGCTATTGTGCCACGGACTGAATAA
- a CDS encoding GNAT family N-acetyltransferase, producing the protein MSQLKSIIKRLVPQYEFYRIFKCELPAKQVQLANQFDFCLIEEQALKKQALYVSTQAYQNENSLAFGITHNNNLIAIQWYWYGHQVNKLDWWSTPENSAMSMHIQVTPEYQGQGVSTQLKSLALAELKKQGFQYAFSRVWHNHWASIAMNRKLKAKQVGWLVRLFNKNFHAKYC; encoded by the coding sequence ATGAGTCAACTAAAATCCATTATCAAACGCCTTGTACCTCAATATGAATTTTATCGAATTTTTAAGTGCGAACTACCAGCGAAACAAGTGCAATTAGCCAATCAATTTGACTTTTGTCTTATTGAAGAGCAAGCGCTTAAAAAACAAGCTTTATATGTCAGCACACAAGCATATCAAAATGAAAACAGCCTAGCCTTTGGTATTACTCATAACAACAATCTTATTGCTATTCAGTGGTACTGGTATGGTCATCAGGTGAATAAACTAGATTGGTGGTCAACACCTGAAAATTCGGCAATGTCTATGCATATTCAGGTGACGCCTGAATACCAAGGGCAAGGGGTGTCTACCCAACTCAAAAGCTTAGCCTTAGCTGAATTAAAAAAACAAGGTTTTCAATATGCTTTTAGCCGCGTATGGCATAACCATTGGGCCTCTATAGCCATGAACAGAAAGCTCAAAGCCAAACAAGTTGGCTGGCTAGTACGTTTATTTAATAAAAATTTTCATGCTAAATATTGTTAA
- a CDS encoding polysaccharide deacetylase family protein encodes MLKNSGDINNNKKKVIISFDAEFSINGAFADPEHKQPCADAIFAPNPDGTEGLTDILTILSAHQVKATFFAEVLNSYYFGNSKMLKYVQQMIECNQDIQLHTHPCWLIFKEKNWQDKVSSRLVCDDFDGTCKKDIVKVLSECLDIFKQWDVPRPVAYRAGNLHPKLALYDALDELGFTVSSSVDLPIYIPKEPQLRTCNKAIDVHNITEFPVTSFKSMGIREKALTITGCSFMEMKKVLTESLKKDTSPIVILSHVHEFIKKQPISGKVVKNKVNLNRLNQLCQFINQDSRFQFTTFAQLACQAHKNKTQEKAAKKSNCTLSTPVVHGLWTLTQNKVNDYF; translated from the coding sequence TTGCTTAAAAACTCCGGTGATATTAATAACAATAAAAAAAAGGTGATTATTTCCTTTGACGCTGAGTTTAGCATCAATGGTGCTTTTGCAGACCCTGAGCACAAACAGCCTTGTGCTGATGCTATTTTCGCCCCAAATCCTGATGGCACAGAAGGGCTAACAGATATATTAACCATACTTTCTGCTCATCAAGTTAAAGCAACTTTTTTCGCTGAAGTACTTAATAGTTATTATTTTGGCAATAGTAAAATGCTAAAATACGTACAGCAAATGATTGAATGTAATCAAGATATTCAATTACACACCCATCCCTGCTGGTTAATCTTTAAAGAAAAAAACTGGCAAGATAAAGTCTCCTCTCGGCTCGTTTGTGATGATTTTGACGGCACCTGCAAAAAAGATATTGTTAAAGTGCTAAGTGAATGCCTTGATATTTTCAAACAATGGGATGTACCTAGACCGGTTGCCTACCGCGCCGGCAACTTACACCCTAAGTTAGCTCTGTACGATGCGTTAGATGAATTAGGCTTTACTGTTTCTAGTAGTGTTGACCTGCCCATATATATACCCAAAGAGCCACAACTTAGAACCTGCAATAAAGCTATAGATGTCCACAATATTACCGAATTTCCAGTTACTAGCTTTAAAAGTATGGGCATTAGAGAAAAGGCACTCACCATTACAGGCTGCTCATTTATGGAAATGAAAAAAGTGCTCACCGAATCACTAAAAAAAGATACCTCTCCTATCGTCATTTTGAGCCATGTCCACGAGTTTATAAAAAAACAGCCAATCAGTGGCAAAGTGGTGAAAAATAAAGTCAATCTGAATCGACTTAATCAACTTTGCCAGTTTATAAATCAAGACTCGCGTTTTCAATTTACCACCTTTGCACAGTTGGCATGCCAAGCCCATAAAAATAAAACACAGGAAAAAGCAGCCAAAAAATCAAATTGCACACTATCAACACCTGTTGTGCATGGCTTATGGACTCTGACACAAAACAAAGTAAACGATTACTTTTAG
- a CDS encoding sugar-transfer associated ATP-grasp domain-containing protein, whose protein sequence is MKKFKQLKDILKYAYFLAGLNPYKFYTALKRFYFYYQQRQFSPEEILLYNLVSTTDCCQYKKNIYSNEEYLSIQKKLNPAQYRHLTESKIEFDKLCQREGIPTAKVFFYLERQAQSANSNLESKYQSLFSTLEDGNYLAKPSKGTHGQGIWTFTKNQERFQVNSTAMSLPQFCQYAVQICKNSDYLIQERIHQHQQIETFAPSKALQTLRFNTLIEKGECKILFCEFRRAGQDRVTDNFNTGKGGSTIWTVNLADGQLIRGYKVHQSGYGSQIITPNSELNTDNAVMPCWQETLALVEKAALAFLPLKTIGWDVAITNSGPILMEANSFFDPINFMTDYNKEDIYQQLIAQV, encoded by the coding sequence ATGAAGAAATTCAAACAACTAAAAGACATTCTAAAATACGCCTATTTTCTCGCCGGCTTAAATCCTTATAAATTTTATACGGCCCTTAAACGCTTTTACTTTTATTACCAACAGAGACAATTCTCCCCTGAAGAAATCTTACTCTACAATTTAGTGTCGACAACAGATTGCTGCCAATACAAAAAGAATATTTACAGCAATGAGGAATACCTTAGCATTCAAAAAAAGCTTAATCCCGCGCAATACCGTCACTTAACCGAATCTAAAATAGAGTTTGATAAGTTATGTCAAAGAGAGGGGATTCCAACAGCAAAAGTATTTTTCTACCTAGAGCGACAAGCTCAAAGCGCTAACAGCAATCTAGAGTCAAAATACCAATCGCTTTTTTCGACACTAGAAGACGGAAACTACCTAGCAAAACCGTCAAAAGGCACTCATGGTCAGGGCATTTGGACTTTCACAAAAAACCAAGAGCGATTCCAGGTAAATAGCACAGCCATGTCTTTACCTCAATTTTGCCAATATGCCGTGCAAATATGTAAAAACTCAGACTACCTCATTCAAGAACGCATACATCAGCATCAACAAATAGAAACTTTCGCACCATCCAAAGCACTACAAACATTACGTTTTAATACACTGATAGAAAAAGGCGAGTGCAAAATACTTTTTTGTGAGTTTAGACGCGCAGGCCAAGATAGGGTCACAGATAACTTTAATACAGGTAAGGGCGGCTCGACAATTTGGACAGTAAACCTTGCCGATGGCCAACTTATTAGGGGCTATAAAGTTCATCAAAGCGGTTATGGCAGCCAAATAATCACACCAAATAGCGAACTAAATACAGACAATGCCGTTATGCCGTGCTGGCAGGAAACATTAGCCTTAGTAGAAAAAGCAGCCTTGGCATTTTTACCACTTAAAACGATTGGCTGGGATGTCGCTATTACCAATTCAGGGCCCATTTTAATGGAAGCCAACAGCTTCTTTGACCCTATCAACTTTATGACTGACTATAATAAAGAAGATATCTATCAGCAACTTATCGCGCAAGTATAG